One bacterium genomic region harbors:
- the polA gene encoding DNA polymerase I: MPKLLVIDAMAGLYRSYFAMARMPLTTPRGMNVAALYGFVNTLFALIEREQPDLLVVCTDTPEPTFRHEAYGEYKATRDEMPEDLQTQVPLLYQLLETMRIKVLQAPGFEADDLMATLATRAAKEGFEPIIVSADKDLAQLLQFEKIRILSPSRTTAGQWNEITAASVQEKYGIPPERLGDWLAMVGDTSDNVPGIPKIGDKSATELLKTFGSLDNILSDVEKIEKKSWRETIAANSEQAKLSRFLVELRFDAPVPDDISALTFGPFAGSDLQQLLNELGFRALLKKVVAATSSDATAEERHYETVNTVAQLEAMIQELDSADFAALDTETTGLDPNQANLVGISISIRPQHAWFVHLPSFEGFSSEQTEENATIVEGSLFGELSSRRKLPAQSFVIEQLRPWLENPAKRKCGQNFKYDALIFYHCGVEVAGWSDDPMLMSYLLDPNSRSHGIDLLSQKYLNLPKIPTEALIGSGKNQRSMVDVPIEKITEYAGEDADYTRRLAILLRERLEEEKLTHLQDEIELPLAKVLYRIERTGIRIDPHVLAQLSHTFASEQMKLEAEVHRLVGHPFNLGSPAQLAKILFEELKLKPVRKTKTGYSTDEDVLQKLTHQDPSIPIPGLVLRYRMLSKLRGTYVDALPKLINPTTGRVHTSFNQAVASTGRLSSTDPNLQNIPIRSEEGALIRTAFVAGHDGWKILSADYSQIELRLMAHLSGDETLREAFKLGLDIHAATAAKVFGIPLSEVTREQRSVAKGVNFGIIYGQTDFGLSEALSIPMDEAKSFRKNYFATYPGVRAYMDSTVDFAREHGYVATLYGRKRPIPEIHADNRATREFAERIAINTPIQGTAADVLKIAMINVDAKLEKLRLEKHFQAKMLLTVHDELVFETPPEELDELSELVKREMEQAVALDVPLVADLGVGNNWLEAH, translated from the coding sequence ATGCCGAAACTTCTTGTAATCGATGCGATGGCGGGACTCTACCGCAGTTACTTTGCGATGGCGCGAATGCCGCTCACAACGCCGCGAGGGATGAATGTCGCCGCGCTGTATGGCTTCGTCAATACCCTCTTCGCATTAATCGAGCGCGAGCAGCCCGACCTCTTAGTCGTATGCACCGATACCCCGGAACCGACTTTTCGCCACGAAGCCTATGGAGAATATAAAGCGACCCGCGACGAGATGCCGGAAGATTTGCAGACCCAAGTACCGCTCTTGTATCAATTGCTGGAGACGATGCGCATCAAAGTATTGCAAGCGCCCGGCTTCGAAGCCGACGACTTAATGGCAACCCTCGCCACCCGCGCCGCCAAGGAAGGATTCGAGCCGATTATCGTCTCCGCCGATAAAGACCTTGCGCAATTATTACAATTCGAGAAAATTCGCATTCTCTCCCCTTCGCGTACCACCGCCGGGCAATGGAACGAAATCACCGCCGCCTCGGTGCAGGAGAAATATGGGATACCCCCGGAACGACTCGGCGATTGGCTCGCAATGGTCGGCGACACCAGCGATAACGTGCCCGGCATTCCAAAAATCGGCGATAAATCCGCCACTGAGTTACTGAAAACGTTTGGTTCACTCGATAACATTCTGTCCGATGTCGAGAAAATCGAGAAAAAGTCGTGGCGGGAGACTATTGCCGCAAATAGCGAACAAGCAAAACTGTCGCGTTTTTTGGTTGAGTTACGATTCGATGCGCCGGTGCCCGACGATATTTCTGCGCTAACATTCGGGCCATTCGCCGGCAGCGATTTGCAACAACTCCTGAATGAATTGGGGTTCCGTGCACTCCTCAAAAAAGTCGTGGCAGCGACCTCCAGCGATGCAACTGCCGAAGAACGCCATTACGAAACGGTGAATACAGTCGCTCAGTTGGAGGCGATGATACAGGAGTTGGATTCCGCCGATTTTGCCGCACTCGATACCGAAACAACCGGACTCGATCCCAATCAAGCAAATCTAGTTGGGATTTCTATCAGTATTCGCCCGCAACACGCTTGGTTTGTCCATCTCCCATCGTTTGAAGGGTTCTCTTCGGAGCAAACCGAGGAGAACGCAACCATCGTGGAAGGGTCGTTGTTTGGCGAATTATCCTCGCGAAGAAAATTGCCGGCACAATCGTTCGTAATCGAGCAGTTGAGGCCTTGGCTCGAGAATCCCGCGAAACGGAAATGCGGACAGAATTTCAAATACGATGCGCTAATTTTCTATCATTGCGGCGTCGAGGTGGCGGGCTGGAGCGATGATCCGATGCTGATGAGTTATTTACTCGATCCGAATTCGCGTTCTCACGGCATCGATTTATTGTCGCAGAAATATCTCAATCTCCCCAAAATTCCGACCGAAGCGCTCATCGGCAGCGGAAAAAATCAACGTTCGATGGTTGATGTTCCAATCGAGAAAATTACCGAATATGCCGGTGAAGACGCCGACTACACCCGGCGGTTGGCAATTTTGCTGCGGGAACGGTTGGAAGAAGAAAAGTTGACGCACCTCCAAGATGAGATCGAACTGCCGCTTGCGAAAGTACTCTACCGGATCGAGCGTACCGGCATCCGGATCGATCCCCATGTTCTCGCGCAATTGTCCCACACTTTCGCCTCGGAGCAAATGAAACTCGAGGCGGAAGTGCATCGGCTGGTGGGTCACCCATTCAATCTCGGCAGTCCGGCACAGCTCGCTAAGATTCTCTTTGAAGAATTAAAATTGAAACCGGTGCGTAAAACGAAAACCGGCTATTCGACCGATGAAGATGTATTGCAGAAATTAACCCATCAGGACCCCTCGATTCCAATTCCCGGACTGGTCCTGCGTTACCGGATGCTGTCGAAATTGCGCGGTACCTACGTCGATGCGCTGCCGAAACTGATCAATCCAACAACCGGTCGCGTCCACACCAGTTTCAATCAAGCAGTCGCCTCGACCGGACGGCTTTCCAGCACCGATCCCAACTTGCAGAATATTCCGATTCGCAGCGAAGAGGGGGCGCTCATCCGCACGGCGTTTGTTGCCGGACACGACGGTTGGAAAATTCTTTCGGCGGATTACAGTCAAATCGAATTGCGGCTGATGGCGCACCTTTCCGGTGATGAGACTTTGCGGGAAGCGTTCAAACTTGGGTTGGATATTCACGCGGCAACGGCGGCAAAAGTATTTGGCATTCCACTGAGCGAAGTGACCCGCGAACAACGGAGCGTCGCAAAAGGGGTGAATTTCGGTATCATCTATGGGCAAACCGATTTTGGTTTATCGGAAGCGCTCAGTATTCCAATGGATGAGGCAAAATCCTTCCGTAAAAATTATTTCGCAACGTACCCTGGCGTGCGGGCTTACATGGATTCTACGGTCGATTTTGCCCGCGAACATGGTTATGTCGCCACTCTCTATGGTCGGAAACGTCCGATCCCCGAAATCCATGCCGACAACCGGGCGACCCGAGAATTTGCCGAACGGATTGCCATCAATACTCCGATTCAGGGAACTGCTGCCGATGTGTTAAAAATTGCGATGATCAATGTCGATGCAAAATTGGAAAAGTTGCGTCTCGAGAAACATTTCCAAGCGAAAATGCTGCTTACTGTCCACGACGAATTGGTATTTGAAACGCCGCCGGAGGAACTGGACGAACTATCCGAATTGGTGAAACGGGAAATGGAACAGGCAGTCGCGCTCGATGTTCCGTTGGTTGCCGACTTAGGGGTAGGGAACAATTGGTTGGAGGCGCATTAG
- a CDS encoding DUF3467 domain-containing protein has translation MSNGVTPPQAPGQQVTIELDEKIGEGIYSNLVLITHSNAEFVLDFTRLLPGLPKAKVQSRIILAPPHAKALLNALEENIKRYEEQFGTIQAGGAQGDRQFGFK, from the coding sequence ATGAGCAATGGAGTTACCCCCCCGCAAGCGCCGGGACAGCAAGTAACCATCGAACTCGACGAGAAAATCGGCGAGGGAATTTATTCCAATTTGGTGTTGATTACTCACTCGAATGCAGAATTTGTGTTGGATTTCACCCGCCTGCTGCCGGGTCTACCGAAAGCGAAAGTGCAGTCGCGGATTATTTTGGCTCCGCCTCATGCGAAAGCGTTACTGAATGCCCTCGAAGAGAACATCAAGCGGTATGAAGAACAATTCGGAACGATCCAAGCCGGTGGTGCGCAAGGTGACCGTCAATTCGGTTTTAAATAA
- a CDS encoding T9SS type A sorting domain-containing protein, which yields MKRNIQTLTLSIALAILLLVANSGQTAVIFTENCGQWDARVLYYATGNGLQWWFERDGVTVQATESIANRDRVSVVDMSRNPITNKAHAYRISFEASSPQKSAGKSVIVDDRVGWNNNYFLGDDAKKWATNVPNYRSLTYPDVWPGVDIRYHEQDGNLKYDIVVAPNADPSQVRFRYQGLNALTIDQQRNELVLNTSVKSLRESIPGCWQGSGVSKRSLRASFVLLEEYVVGLSLPDGYDHSKQLVIDPFVFSTAVGDPNVFEVVHDAEAVGNSAIMSGYTSSSTFPVTLGSYDIFSNGGVDVFVTKLSGTGSSLVYSTYIGGAGADYAYGMCDDNTGGVFVTGSTWIPGQVNNFPTTPGVYQRDPHVSYDVFVLHLNSWGNGLIFSTYLGADNLEEGWDVETDGYGGVMVFATTNDNAFPTTPNAYQPWRPNNWYNFFSYLTNDGATLSYSTFFSVAASEIVYHGNDVASLIGGVDDVYTVATTAGAYQTTQNPANINDGYVTKFNLSTGQVIASTYFGFSGMDDFSDAIATGNGSITLVGGTTSLDVPVTGNAYQTARSGSGDGLIVRLSEDLTTIEYCSYFGCSGSSDNIQRVAPDGVGGLLIGGVTYGTGLPVTPNAVQTSLSGQADLFAARFNSNNQLLYSTYLGSSQWDSDVQLVAPYNPSGMLLAGNNDYADFPTTPDAYDPTFSGTNNDIYVTVLDYRYAQIEVTMGEMPVGVGSGKSMGNIAIGSTIDQTFIITNTGDMQSSLTDFEIYGSDSTLFSFLGDVPTQVLANGDTAQFTIRFQADSMGVQITNIRFTNQDALRTPYYFTLTANVMEAWSNGATASSTNPNGDNSGVEFTPTFPPDPNTGGEPPVELAFPNQAPARHNPGSVTASYTTERPLEVHAVQFPVENTISRFWTIEASDNNFVNATLILRFTAADLPVGIADPVHASPPLIAGYTTDGGVTWVLAAGTVTEVAPVPSGIYEMTITGLNHFSIWALGNSGVLPVELSSFTAAGSDRSVVLSWQVESELNNGFYRVYRSTDRNVIGELVTMLPGRGTSPEPYRYTWTDSRVTNDVTYYYRLADVNLDGNEHINPIIASATPSPHAIGIVPLKYALMQNYPNPFNASTEIRFAIRDAGYVRLALYDVQGKEVARLVDRQLAANTYRMVYHASQLSSGIYFLRLDTQKFTTTRKVMFVK from the coding sequence GTGAAACGAAACATCCAGACGTTAACGCTAAGCATCGCGTTAGCTATACTCCTTCTTGTCGCAAACAGCGGACAAACTGCCGTCATTTTTACCGAGAACTGCGGGCAATGGGATGCACGGGTTCTTTACTACGCTACTGGCAACGGGTTACAGTGGTGGTTTGAACGGGACGGTGTCACTGTGCAGGCGACCGAGTCAATCGCAAACCGGGATCGGGTAAGTGTCGTGGACATGTCACGTAACCCGATCACAAACAAGGCGCATGCCTACCGCATTTCGTTTGAGGCATCCTCTCCTCAGAAATCGGCCGGGAAGTCGGTGATTGTTGATGATCGCGTTGGTTGGAACAACAACTACTTTTTGGGCGATGATGCCAAGAAGTGGGCTACCAATGTTCCGAACTATCGCAGCCTCACCTACCCGGATGTTTGGCCCGGAGTGGACATTCGTTACCACGAACAAGATGGAAACCTGAAGTACGACATCGTTGTTGCACCCAATGCCGACCCATCGCAAGTTCGTTTTCGTTATCAAGGATTGAATGCGCTCACGATTGACCAACAACGAAATGAATTGGTCTTGAACACCAGTGTAAAAAGTCTGCGAGAGTCGATTCCCGGCTGTTGGCAAGGTAGTGGTGTGAGTAAACGCTCCCTTCGGGCAAGCTTTGTTCTACTGGAAGAATATGTTGTGGGTTTATCTTTGCCGGATGGGTATGACCACTCGAAGCAATTAGTTATTGATCCATTCGTTTTTAGCACTGCCGTTGGTGACCCGAATGTATTCGAAGTCGTGCATGATGCCGAAGCCGTTGGCAATAGCGCAATTATGTCCGGCTACACTTCCTCATCGACCTTTCCGGTTACACTCGGAAGTTATGACATATTTTCTAATGGTGGGGTAGATGTCTTTGTCACGAAATTGAGTGGCACCGGTAGTTCGTTGGTCTATAGCACTTACATCGGTGGTGCTGGCGCAGATTACGCCTATGGGATGTGTGATGACAACACCGGGGGAGTATTTGTAACCGGTTCCACTTGGATTCCCGGACAAGTCAATAACTTTCCCACCACTCCAGGTGTTTATCAGCGAGACCCACATGTCAGCTATGACGTCTTCGTATTGCATCTGAATTCTTGGGGAAATGGCCTAATCTTCAGCACATATCTTGGTGCGGATAATCTGGAAGAAGGATGGGACGTTGAGACGGACGGATATGGCGGCGTGATGGTGTTTGCAACGACCAATGATAATGCCTTTCCGACGACACCCAATGCTTATCAACCGTGGCGTCCGAACAATTGGTACAACTTCTTTTCCTATCTCACGAATGATGGTGCAACACTATCATACAGTACTTTCTTTTCCGTTGCCGCCAGTGAAATCGTTTATCATGGGAATGATGTTGCATCACTCATCGGCGGAGTCGATGACGTCTATACAGTAGCTACAACGGCCGGTGCCTACCAGACAACCCAGAACCCAGCCAATATTAACGATGGTTATGTAACGAAGTTTAATCTATCTACCGGACAAGTTATTGCCAGCACGTACTTCGGCTTTAGCGGTATGGACGATTTCTCCGATGCTATCGCAACTGGAAATGGTTCCATCACTTTGGTAGGTGGTACAACAAGTCTTGACGTTCCGGTTACCGGAAATGCCTATCAAACTGCCCGCAGTGGTAGTGGCGATGGCTTGATCGTGCGACTGAGTGAGGACCTCACTACTATTGAATACTGTTCTTACTTCGGTTGTTCCGGTTCCAGTGACAACATTCAAAGAGTAGCACCTGATGGTGTTGGCGGGTTACTGATTGGGGGCGTTACCTACGGTACAGGATTGCCGGTTACTCCCAATGCCGTCCAAACATCACTATCCGGACAAGCCGATTTATTCGCAGCAAGATTCAATAGCAATAACCAATTGCTCTATAGTACTTATCTCGGCAGTAGTCAGTGGGACTCCGATGTTCAACTGGTTGCTCCCTATAACCCATCGGGAATGTTGTTGGCTGGAAACAACGATTATGCCGATTTCCCCACCACACCTGATGCCTACGATCCCACGTTTTCGGGGACGAATAACGATATTTACGTCACGGTACTGGATTACCGTTATGCTCAGATTGAAGTTACGATGGGTGAGATGCCGGTCGGGGTAGGTAGTGGCAAGAGCATGGGTAACATAGCTATCGGCTCTACCATCGATCAAACCTTCATCATTACGAATACTGGTGATATGCAATCTTCGTTGACGGATTTCGAGATTTATGGCTCCGACTCGACGCTGTTCTCATTTCTTGGGGATGTTCCGACACAAGTATTAGCAAACGGAGATACAGCACAGTTCACCATCAGGTTTCAGGCTGATTCGATGGGTGTTCAAATCACAAACATCCGGTTTACTAATCAGGATGCGCTCCGGACGCCATATTACTTTACGCTCACGGCAAATGTCATGGAAGCATGGAGCAATGGCGCTACCGCAAGTTCAACCAATCCTAATGGCGATAATAGTGGGGTCGAGTTTACCCCGACTTTTCCACCGGACCCGAACACCGGCGGTGAACCTCCAGTTGAATTAGCATTTCCCAATCAGGCCCCGGCACGGCATAATCCCGGAAGTGTTACCGCATCCTATACTACGGAACGCCCGTTAGAAGTCCATGCTGTCCAATTCCCGGTCGAGAACACGATCTCCCGATTTTGGACGATTGAAGCATCCGATAACAATTTTGTCAATGCTACACTTATCCTTCGGTTTACTGCCGCCGATCTCCCAGTGGGCATTGCCGATCCGGTTCATGCCTCACCACCGCTGATAGCAGGATATACCACCGATGGCGGGGTGACTTGGGTACTCGCTGCTGGAACCGTCACCGAAGTCGCCCCGGTACCGAGTGGCATCTATGAAATGACGATCACCGGACTGAACCACTTTTCGATTTGGGCATTAGGAAATTCCGGCGTCCTTCCGGTGGAACTCTCTTCTTTCACAGCAGCCGGGTCGGATCGCAGTGTGGTTCTCTCGTGGCAGGTGGAAAGCGAATTGAACAACGGTTTCTATCGCGTCTACCGTTCGACTGACCGGAACGTCATCGGCGAACTGGTTACTATGCTTCCCGGACGCGGCACTTCACCGGAGCCGTATCGCTACACCTGGACCGACTCCCGGGTAACGAATGATGTGACCTATTACTACCGGTTAGCCGATGTAAACCTCGATGGAAACGAACATATCAATCCAATAATCGCCAGTGCGACTCCTTCGCCCCATGCGATTGGAATTGTCCCGCTGAAGTATGCACTGATGCAGAATTATCCGAATCCATTTAATGCAAGCACGGAGATTCGGTTTGCCATCCGCGACGCCGGTTATGTGCGGCTCGCGTTGTACGATGTCCAAGGGAAAGAGGTGGCGCGGTTGGTCGACCGGCAGTTAGCTGCGAATACGTATCGCATGGTATATCATGCATCGCAACTTTCTTCCGGGATATACTTCCTCCGGCTTGATACCCAAAAATTCACAACAACGAGAAAAGTGATGTTCGTAAAGTAG
- a CDS encoding TrmB family transcriptional regulator: protein MSALSALIELGFTQMEAEVYVCLLETSPQTGYAIAKQLGKPAPYVYRAVDALVRKSAVFLDKGDSKLCRAVPYEELLEQLKRSFQQRCSEAETQLRKVPVSDWDDRIYHLTTVEQVYERAIAMINAAQDRINVDVFPLPLLVLRDALEKAHERGVKVAALLYEPVKLKVTKTVVFRNERLVQDWPSRQWILVTADANEYLVALLSEKCEKVYQAIYSGSPVLSYVQQYTMSSEFLLSLLIESMFDGADNAQMQKIYRQWLKSFWSTKPIGAHRMEKMFGWE, encoded by the coding sequence ATGTCGGCGTTATCGGCACTCATCGAGTTAGGCTTCACCCAAATGGAGGCGGAGGTCTATGTCTGTTTACTGGAGACTTCTCCCCAGACTGGCTATGCTATCGCCAAACAATTGGGAAAACCGGCACCGTACGTCTATCGCGCAGTCGACGCTTTAGTGCGGAAGAGTGCGGTGTTTCTCGATAAAGGGGATTCCAAACTCTGCCGCGCTGTACCCTACGAGGAATTGTTAGAGCAATTGAAGCGGTCGTTCCAACAACGCTGCAGCGAAGCGGAAACGCAGTTACGGAAAGTACCGGTATCGGATTGGGACGACCGGATTTATCATCTTACTACAGTCGAGCAGGTGTATGAGCGGGCGATTGCGATGATTAACGCTGCGCAGGATCGCATTAACGTCGATGTCTTTCCACTCCCGCTGCTGGTGTTGCGTGACGCGTTGGAAAAGGCGCATGAGCGCGGGGTCAAGGTGGCTGCGCTGTTATATGAACCGGTCAAACTCAAGGTAACGAAAACGGTCGTATTCCGGAACGAGCGGTTGGTACAGGATTGGCCGTCGCGGCAATGGATCTTAGTGACTGCCGATGCGAATGAGTATCTCGTGGCGCTGCTTTCGGAAAAGTGCGAAAAAGTGTACCAAGCAATCTACAGCGGTAGTCCGGTGCTCTCGTATGTCCAACAATACACAATGAGTTCGGAATTTCTGTTATCGCTCTTGATCGAGTCTATGTTCGACGGCGCCGATAACGCCCAAATGCAAAAAATCTATCGGCAGTGGTTGAAATCATTCTGGTCGACAAAACCGATTGGCGCACACCGCATGGAGAAGATGTTTGGGTGGGAATGA